A part of Streptomyces sp. DSM 40750 genomic DNA contains:
- the ltrA gene encoding group II intron reverse transcriptase/maturase gives MTDTAGAVSTVPPAVATVNGPEDEDLDWASIDWRRAEEDVRRLRQRIFTASQAGVLKKVRNLQKLMLRSRSNTLLSVRRVTEINAGRATAGVDGKVVLMSQSKAVLADWVQHRARPWIPKPVKRVFNPKPGTTKKRGLGIPVIVDRCLQAVALGALEPEWEARFEPKSYGFRPGRGCHDAIGAIYSTLNGKNPQHVWVLDADLTAAFDRIDHERLMAALGTFPARGLVRQWLKAGAVDRGRFARTEAGTPQGGVISPLLFNVALHGMEEAAGVRYYTTGRDAGSAQSGSPVLVRYTDDFVAMCTSREQAEQVKERLTTWLTPRGLAFHEDKTRIVHAESGFDFLGFNVRRYHGKLLIKPGTAAQRRIRERLSAEMLALRGANAGAVLKKINPIVRGWSAYYRTVVSSEIFTALDNHMWKLAYKWAKHSHPNKPKHWISDKYFGRFNKSRKDRWVFGDRDSGAYLLKFSWTKIVRHQLVKGRASPDDPALESYWAERRRKGPPPPVDGMAVRLLQAQQGRCPICRGLLLHADHPLRSPQEWEAWRAVIRKAISKQYIAFPGGGSPGDQRLRLLHTLCQRRMEPPD, from the coding sequence ATGACGGACACGGCCGGAGCGGTCTCGACCGTCCCGCCCGCCGTCGCGACGGTGAACGGACCCGAGGACGAAGACCTGGACTGGGCGTCGATCGACTGGCGCCGGGCCGAGGAAGACGTACGGCGTCTGCGGCAGAGAATCTTCACGGCATCGCAGGCAGGGGTCCTGAAGAAGGTCCGCAACTTGCAGAAGCTGATGCTCCGGTCCCGGTCGAACACGCTCCTGAGCGTGCGGCGGGTCACGGAGATCAATGCGGGACGCGCGACGGCGGGAGTCGACGGGAAGGTGGTGCTGATGTCCCAGTCCAAGGCCGTACTGGCCGACTGGGTCCAGCACCGTGCCCGGCCGTGGATTCCCAAGCCCGTCAAGCGGGTGTTCAACCCCAAGCCAGGGACGACGAAGAAGCGCGGACTCGGGATTCCCGTGATCGTTGACCGGTGCCTGCAAGCTGTGGCACTTGGTGCACTGGAACCCGAGTGGGAAGCGCGGTTCGAGCCGAAGTCGTACGGCTTCCGGCCCGGCCGCGGTTGTCACGATGCGATCGGGGCCATCTACTCCACGCTCAACGGGAAGAACCCGCAGCATGTGTGGGTGCTCGACGCGGATCTGACGGCGGCGTTCGACCGGATCGACCATGAACGGCTGATGGCCGCGCTCGGCACGTTCCCCGCCCGGGGACTGGTCCGGCAGTGGCTGAAGGCCGGGGCGGTGGATCGAGGTCGGTTCGCCCGGACCGAAGCGGGGACTCCGCAAGGCGGAGTGATCAGCCCGTTGCTCTTCAATGTGGCCCTGCACGGGATGGAGGAAGCCGCAGGGGTCCGCTACTACACGACCGGCAGAGACGCCGGAAGCGCGCAGAGCGGGAGCCCCGTGCTGGTGAGGTACACAGATGATTTTGTCGCGATGTGCACCAGCCGTGAACAGGCCGAACAGGTCAAGGAACGGCTGACCACATGGCTGACGCCCAGAGGGCTCGCCTTCCACGAGGACAAGACACGCATTGTCCACGCAGAGAGCGGGTTCGATTTCCTGGGGTTCAACGTCCGCCGCTATCACGGCAAGTTGCTGATCAAGCCGGGCACAGCGGCTCAACGACGGATCCGGGAACGGCTGAGTGCCGAGATGCTCGCCCTGCGAGGGGCCAACGCGGGAGCGGTGCTCAAGAAGATCAACCCGATCGTGAGGGGTTGGTCTGCCTACTACCGGACGGTGGTGTCCAGCGAGATCTTCACCGCGCTGGACAATCACATGTGGAAGCTCGCTTACAAGTGGGCCAAGCACAGCCACCCGAACAAGCCGAAGCACTGGATATCCGACAAGTACTTCGGCCGGTTCAACAAGTCCAGGAAGGACCGGTGGGTGTTCGGCGACCGCGATAGCGGCGCCTACCTGCTCAAGTTCTCCTGGACGAAGATCGTCCGGCACCAGTTGGTCAAGGGCAGGGCGTCTCCCGACGACCCGGCGCTGGAGTCGTACTGGGCCGAACGGCGTCGCAAGGGACCGCCTCCACCGGTCGACGGCATGGCCGTGCGCCTTCTCCAGGCACAGCAAGGTCGTTGCCCGATCTGTCGAGGGCTTCTGTTGCACGCCGACCACCCGCTGCGAAGCCCTCAGGAGTGGGAAGCGTGGCGGGCCGTCATCAGGAAGGCGATCTCCAAGCAGTACATCGCTTTCCCAGGCGGCGGCTCACCGGGCGATCAACGGCTCCGTCTCCTTCACACCCTCTGTCAACGGCGGATGGAGCCGCCGGACTGA
- a CDS encoding class I SAM-dependent methyltransferase: MSLHPDPGLGTLELGVGTGRIAVPLSHEVGRVVGVDSSLEMLSALEKEVAATGADVEAVRGDIRTYADDCQYGLIYCVCGTLSMLLDPTDQQRAVSRAAERLAPGGVLVVETHNKPGVLAFHAGQERMTYFVPYPEPGTGLQTHSTLFPERNLWQCSHIWFEANGTSRVGTELSRLTAPEEVDAYAAAAGLTPDGRYADWDSSPYTPQGPMFVSVYIKDS, from the coding sequence GTGTCCCTCCACCCGGACCCCGGACTCGGTACCCTCGAACTGGGCGTGGGAACTGGCCGCATCGCCGTCCCGCTTTCCCACGAGGTTGGCCGGGTCGTGGGTGTGGACTCCTCCCTGGAGATGCTCTCGGCGCTGGAGAAGGAGGTAGCGGCCACGGGAGCCGACGTCGAGGCGGTGCGCGGCGACATCCGCACCTACGCCGACGACTGTCAGTACGGGCTGATCTATTGCGTGTGCGGGACTCTGTCCATGTTGCTCGACCCCACCGACCAGCAACGAGCGGTCAGTCGTGCGGCTGAACGGCTTGCGCCCGGTGGTGTACTCGTGGTGGAGACGCACAACAAGCCCGGTGTACTCGCCTTCCACGCAGGACAGGAGCGGATGACGTATTTCGTTCCCTATCCCGAGCCCGGCACCGGTCTGCAGACCCACTCGACGCTGTTCCCCGAGCGCAACCTGTGGCAGTGCTCGCACATCTGGTTCGAAGCGAACGGCACCTCACGGGTCGGCACGGAGCTGAGCCGTCTCACCGCGCCCGAGGAGGTCGACGCCTACGCCGCTGCTGCCGGGCTCACGCCCGACGGCCGATATGCCGACTGGGACTCGTCCCCCTACACACCCCAGGGGCCGATGTTCGTGAGCGTCTACATCAAGGACTCGTGA
- a CDS encoding response regulator transcription factor: MALDPSDSVDRGLSGRADMRGALNRLRQATGLPLAFAGLIEPGPGQLRISELQGSRTTALQGLAVRSGNGLGGKTVALARPCWVTDYSVSRQISHEYDAAVAAEGIRSVLAVPVVVRRQVRGVLYGALRAAQPLGDRTVGAALEAARDMEQALVVRDEARSLLAATRATVEHEGAPGVWEEVREAHGALRALAPRIDDPELRAELLQVCGRLAGVAGGKSVGPGSPDGVALTPRETDVLTCIATGATNAVAADRLGLRPETVKAYLRSVMRKLGAHTRLEAVVAARRAGLLP, encoded by the coding sequence GTGGCATTGGATCCCTCGGATTCCGTCGATAGGGGTTTGTCCGGCCGGGCGGACATGCGCGGCGCGCTGAACCGGCTGCGCCAGGCCACCGGGCTGCCGCTCGCTTTCGCGGGGCTGATCGAGCCCGGGCCCGGGCAACTGCGCATCAGCGAACTCCAGGGCAGCCGGACGACCGCGCTTCAAGGCCTGGCGGTGCGCTCCGGGAACGGTCTCGGCGGCAAGACGGTCGCCCTGGCCCGCCCGTGCTGGGTGACCGACTACTCCGTCTCACGCCAGATCAGCCACGAGTACGACGCCGCGGTCGCCGCCGAGGGCATCCGCTCCGTCCTCGCGGTCCCCGTCGTCGTACGGCGGCAAGTGCGCGGGGTGCTGTACGGCGCCCTGCGCGCGGCCCAGCCGCTGGGCGACCGCACGGTCGGCGCGGCGCTGGAGGCGGCGCGGGACATGGAGCAGGCGCTGGTGGTGCGGGACGAGGCGCGAAGCCTGCTGGCCGCGACACGGGCCACCGTCGAACACGAGGGGGCGCCCGGTGTGTGGGAGGAGGTCCGGGAGGCGCACGGGGCGCTGCGCGCGCTCGCCCCACGCATCGACGATCCGGAGCTGCGGGCGGAGCTGCTCCAGGTCTGCGGCCGCCTGGCCGGCGTGGCCGGCGGGAAGAGCGTCGGGCCCGGCTCCCCCGACGGCGTCGCCCTGACGCCGCGCGAGACGGACGTACTGACCTGTATCGCGACGGGTGCGACCAACGCGGTCGCCGCGGATCGCCTGGGCCTGCGCCCTGAGACGGTGAAGGCCTATCTGCGCTCGGTCATGCGGAAGCTCGGGGCTCACACCCGTTTGGAGGCGGTCGTGGCTGCTCGCCGAGCGGGGCTGTTGCCGTAG
- a CDS encoding magnesium and cobalt transport protein CorA, whose protein sequence is MADRRARPAASKSSRKSAWRRALTPPSTPPAEPAAPSPVPAAPATAERAASVVQAALYQDGVRVSSPTTLAETYRELRKAPAGMAWIGLARPTEGELLSLAAEFDLHPLAVEDAMEAHQRPKLERYGDTLFVVLRAARYLDASEEVDFGELHVFVGPDFVITVRHGAAPDLSAVRRRMEETPELLKLGPEAVLYAILDAVVDGYVPVVTGVQNDVDEIETEVFRGDPEVSRRIYELSREMVEFQRATRPLVGMLHGLMAGFAKYETDEELQRYLRDVADHVTHTSERVDTFRQALSDILTVNATLVTQQQNAEMRALAEAGFEQNEEIKKISSWAAILFAPTLVGTIYGMNFAHMPELRWVFGYPFAIVLMAVVCASLYIIFKRRDWL, encoded by the coding sequence ATGGCCGATCGACGCGCCCGCCCGGCCGCCTCGAAGAGCTCCAGGAAGTCCGCCTGGCGCCGCGCCCTGACCCCTCCGTCGACGCCACCCGCCGAGCCCGCGGCGCCGAGCCCGGTACCGGCGGCTCCGGCCACGGCCGAGCGGGCGGCCAGCGTCGTCCAGGCGGCCCTGTACCAGGACGGCGTACGCGTCTCCTCCCCCACCACGCTCGCCGAGACCTATCGCGAGCTGCGGAAGGCGCCGGCCGGGATGGCGTGGATCGGGCTGGCCCGCCCGACGGAGGGCGAACTCCTTTCCCTGGCCGCCGAGTTCGACCTTCACCCGCTCGCCGTCGAGGACGCGATGGAGGCCCATCAGCGCCCCAAGCTGGAGCGCTACGGCGACACCCTCTTCGTCGTCCTGCGCGCCGCCCGCTACCTCGACGCGTCCGAGGAGGTCGACTTCGGCGAGCTGCACGTCTTCGTGGGGCCCGACTTCGTCATCACGGTCCGCCATGGCGCGGCCCCCGACCTCTCGGCCGTCCGCCGCCGCATGGAGGAGACCCCGGAGCTGCTGAAACTCGGCCCCGAGGCGGTCCTCTACGCCATCCTCGACGCGGTGGTCGACGGCTATGTGCCCGTCGTCACCGGCGTCCAGAACGACGTCGACGAGATCGAGACGGAGGTCTTCCGCGGCGACCCGGAAGTCTCCCGCCGCATCTACGAACTCTCCCGCGAAATGGTCGAGTTCCAGCGCGCCACCCGCCCCCTCGTCGGCATGCTCCACGGCCTCATGGCCGGCTTCGCCAAGTACGAGACGGACGAGGAACTCCAGCGCTACCTCCGCGACGTCGCCGACCACGTCACCCACACCAGCGAACGCGTCGACACCTTCCGCCAGGCCCTCTCCGACATCCTCACGGTCAACGCCACCCTCGTCACCCAGCAACAGAACGCGGAAATGCGTGCGCTGGCGGAGGCGGGCTTCGAACAGAACGAGGAGATCAAGAAGATTTCGTCTTGGGCCGCCATTTTGTTCGCTCCGACGCTGGTCGGGACGATCTACGGGATGAACTTCGCGCACATGCCGGAGTTGCGCTGGGTGTTCGGATACCCCTTCGCGATCGTCCTGATGGCTGTGGTTTGCGCTAGTTTGTACATCATCTTCAAGCGGCGAGATTGGCTCTGA
- a CDS encoding winged helix DNA-binding domain-containing protein: MANKATANKATANKATANKATANKATRTAPRIGTRALNRATLARQFLLHRAPVSAETEPVGGPATPAGSAAGPATPTRSAAGSTTPPMSAYDAVQHLLGLQAQNVQPPYYALAARLDRFAPEQLSTLMADRAVVRIVTMRSTIHTHTADDCLTLRPLVQPARERELHQFRKGLVGVDLDRLAAVARELVEAEPRTLKQLREALLVEWPDADPFALGIAARCRLPLVQVTPRGLWGRSGQVALTTAEHWLGRPAEPAPPPETVVRRYLAAFGPASVKDMQTWAGLTRLREAFEGLRPELLTFRDDSGVELFDLPDAPRPDPATPAPPRLLPEFDNLLLSHADRSRVVPPDLKGRSWKGNQAYRTFLVDGFLAGIWKLEGDALTLEPFGRLTPGQREGLLQEAERTLTVLHGDGSYDIRFGTVAP; the protein is encoded by the coding sequence ATGGCGAACAAGGCGACGGCGAACAAGGCGACGGCGAACAAGGCGACGGCGAACAAGGCGACGGCGAACAAAGCGACCCGGACCGCGCCCCGGATCGGCACCCGCGCCCTCAACCGCGCGACCCTGGCCCGCCAGTTCCTCCTGCACCGGGCGCCCGTGTCCGCAGAGACCGAGCCCGTCGGCGGGCCGGCGACACCGGCCGGGTCTGCGGCTGGACCGGCGACGCCGACCCGGTCCGCCGCTGGATCGACGACCCCGCCCATGTCCGCGTACGACGCCGTCCAGCACCTCCTCGGGCTCCAGGCGCAGAACGTGCAACCGCCCTACTACGCGCTCGCCGCCCGCCTGGACCGCTTCGCGCCGGAGCAGCTGTCGACGCTCATGGCCGACCGGGCCGTCGTCCGCATCGTCACCATGCGGTCCACGATCCACACCCACACGGCCGACGACTGCCTCACGCTGCGACCCCTGGTGCAGCCGGCCCGGGAGCGGGAGTTGCACCAGTTCCGCAAGGGGCTCGTCGGGGTCGATCTCGACCGGCTCGCGGCCGTCGCGCGGGAACTCGTGGAGGCCGAGCCGCGCACCCTGAAGCAGCTGCGCGAAGCCCTGCTCGTCGAGTGGCCGGACGCCGACCCGTTCGCCCTCGGTATCGCCGCGCGCTGCCGGCTGCCGCTCGTCCAGGTCACCCCGCGCGGCCTGTGGGGGAGGAGCGGTCAGGTCGCCCTGACCACCGCCGAACACTGGCTCGGCCGCCCCGCCGAACCGGCCCCGCCACCCGAGACCGTCGTCCGGCGCTATCTCGCCGCCTTCGGGCCCGCCTCCGTCAAGGACATGCAGACCTGGGCCGGGCTGACCCGGCTGCGCGAGGCCTTCGAGGGGCTGCGCCCGGAGCTGCTCACCTTCCGCGACGACAGTGGCGTCGAACTCTTCGACCTCCCCGACGCGCCCCGCCCCGACCCTGCCACCCCGGCCCCGCCCCGCCTGCTCCCGGAGTTCGACAACCTGCTCCTCTCCCACGCCGACCGCTCCCGCGTGGTGCCGCCGGACCTCAAGGGCCGTAGCTGGAAAGGGAATCAGGCGTACCGCACCTTCCTCGTCGACGGTTTCCTGGCGGGCATCTGGAAGCTCGAGGGGGACGCCCTCACCCTTGAGCCGTTCGGAAGGCTCACCCCGGGACAGCGGGAGGGGCTTCTCCAGGAGGCGGAGCGCACCCTCACCGTCCTCCACGGCGACGGTTCGTACGACATCCGCTTCGGCACTGTCGCCCCGTAG
- a CDS encoding tyrosine-type recombinase/integrase, producing the protein MGRTGAGSGEIPLILTTTYGNAIRANIFNVEVWKPALAAAGVIPMRKKGERWMASRKDGFHVLRHTYASVILEAGESVVTLARWLGHSSPTITLDYYAHFMPEAGSKGRSAIDALLGASSEAAAAA; encoded by the coding sequence GTGGGGCGGACCGGAGCCGGATCGGGAGAAATCCCGCTCATCCTCACCACGACGTACGGCAACGCCATCCGCGCGAACATCTTCAACGTCGAGGTGTGGAAGCCTGCCTTGGCGGCCGCCGGGGTCATCCCCATGCGGAAGAAGGGCGAGCGCTGGATGGCGTCCCGCAAGGACGGCTTCCACGTGCTCCGGCACACGTACGCCTCGGTCATCCTCGAAGCGGGCGAGTCCGTCGTCACCCTGGCCCGCTGGCTCGGCCACTCGAGCCCGACCATCACTCTGGACTACTACGCACACTTCATGCCCGAGGCCGGCAGTAAGGGGCGCAGTGCCATCGACGCCCTGCTGGGCGCGTCTTCCGAGGCCGCCGCGGCTGCGTAG
- a CDS encoding helix-turn-helix transcriptional regulator, whose translation MRREFKEPGRPRPDLVIGREELFAGAREQLSRGGSVLVHGSAGIGKSTVLRALAAEFDETARTVLRCSATESESHLPFLALTDLLGLVVDEVSDQLPAPQRTALESALTGRGESTLQRDGLALRLAVLSTLRALAAKGPVLIVADDLQWLDPASVELLGFAARRLGEMPVRMLCAVRTSTDPHGHEQDRYLRASPPDTLALRVTPLSRTHVADLLENRGYTGLPRSTVRDIHHTSGGNPLFALELGRALADSPTPPRPGEPLPVPTSLRTLVLNRLDMLSAEARHTLLVACSGARPTVALLRAAGRENAEAETAQAVELGLLAPEREGPGVRFAHPLVSAALYAEATAQERRAAHAALSTAAVDPIERARHLALATQGTDPQVAGQLGEAAAVARDRGAPSVAAELGLLSARHTPADATPGPDERRLQAAEDALTAGENDLGRDIAREVLSRATEPAERVRAWMVVIDAAGQSLAEVDAVYPEVLADAGDDPRLLALVRYQLAWRALVLEGDFAEGREEAARAAELAARADDRRTELLALAFQAQAEILMGHPDAPMTIKRALREPQDPQLACHHNGAGATRFRWLMMSDQLGEARATITSLLREVRRRGMVESEVHYVRFLAETELRSGHCGRALDLAREGYVLARDSGIGEGASAMLTSLAEAAGGDVERAQALAREAAEHAEQDGDLMYLSRALGALGHARLVAGDASGTVQSLRRVRELEEGLGVTDPARGRWHGDLAEALVRVGELAEAQDVIDVTRQQALRLGRESVLAVLDRAEALVRAAQGEQDAAVRQLTSAQDRLAKLGYGLEEARAAYALAGLRTLPQAHGLARPGGTSATASYDEASRLFRRCRALPWLRQVEQATVAPAPPQQPAIAPSALDALAVLAATERQVAELVMEGATNREIAGRLYISVKTVEATLTRVYRKLGIRSRVDIVRLAAGHRTN comes from the coding sequence GTGCGACGGGAGTTCAAGGAGCCTGGGAGACCCCGCCCCGACCTGGTCATAGGCAGGGAGGAGCTGTTCGCGGGCGCGCGCGAGCAGTTGTCGCGCGGCGGCAGTGTGCTGGTGCACGGCTCCGCCGGCATCGGTAAATCGACCGTCCTGCGCGCGCTGGCCGCGGAATTCGACGAAACGGCACGGACGGTGCTGCGCTGCTCGGCCACCGAGTCCGAGTCGCATCTGCCGTTCCTCGCCCTGACCGATCTGCTCGGTCTGGTCGTGGACGAGGTGTCCGACCAGCTGCCCGCCCCGCAGCGCACCGCGCTCGAATCCGCGCTCACCGGCCGTGGTGAGTCGACGCTCCAGCGCGACGGGCTCGCCCTGCGGCTCGCCGTCCTGTCGACCCTGCGCGCGCTGGCCGCCAAGGGCCCGGTGCTGATCGTCGCGGACGACCTCCAGTGGCTGGATCCGGCCAGTGTCGAGCTGCTCGGGTTCGCCGCGCGGCGGCTCGGCGAGATGCCGGTGCGCATGCTGTGCGCCGTACGTACCTCGACGGACCCCCATGGTCACGAGCAGGACAGATATCTACGCGCGTCCCCTCCCGACACCCTCGCCCTCCGGGTCACTCCGCTCTCCAGGACGCACGTCGCCGACCTGCTGGAGAACCGCGGCTACACCGGTCTGCCCCGCTCGACCGTGCGGGACATCCACCACACCAGCGGCGGCAATCCGCTCTTCGCGCTGGAGCTGGGCCGCGCCCTCGCCGACAGCCCGACCCCGCCGCGCCCGGGCGAGCCGCTGCCCGTGCCGACCTCGCTGCGGACCCTGGTCCTGAACCGGCTCGACATGCTCTCGGCGGAGGCCCGCCACACCCTGCTCGTCGCCTGCTCCGGTGCCCGGCCCACGGTGGCCCTGCTGCGCGCCGCCGGGCGGGAGAACGCCGAGGCGGAGACCGCGCAGGCCGTCGAGCTGGGGCTGCTCGCGCCGGAGCGGGAGGGGCCGGGCGTGCGGTTCGCGCACCCCCTGGTGTCGGCCGCGCTGTACGCCGAGGCCACCGCCCAGGAGCGGCGGGCCGCCCACGCCGCGCTGTCCACCGCCGCCGTCGACCCCATCGAGCGGGCCCGGCATCTGGCGCTGGCCACCCAGGGCACCGATCCGCAGGTCGCCGGCCAGCTGGGCGAGGCCGCGGCCGTGGCCCGGGACCGGGGGGCGCCGTCGGTCGCCGCCGAGCTGGGGCTGCTCTCGGCCCGGCACACCCCGGCGGACGCGACACCCGGCCCGGACGAGCGGCGGCTGCAGGCCGCCGAGGACGCGCTGACCGCCGGGGAGAACGATCTCGGCCGGGACATCGCCCGCGAGGTGCTGAGCCGCGCCACCGAGCCCGCCGAGCGGGTCCGGGCCTGGATGGTGGTGATCGACGCGGCCGGGCAGTCCCTCGCCGAGGTCGACGCCGTCTATCCGGAGGTCCTCGCCGACGCGGGCGACGACCCACGGCTGCTCGCCCTCGTCCGCTATCAGCTCGCCTGGCGGGCGCTGGTCCTCGAAGGCGACTTCGCCGAGGGCAGGGAGGAGGCCGCGCGGGCGGCGGAGCTGGCCGCGCGGGCCGACGACCGGCGCACCGAGCTCCTCGCGCTCGCCTTCCAGGCGCAGGCCGAGATCCTGATGGGGCACCCTGACGCGCCCATGACGATCAAGCGGGCCCTGAGGGAGCCGCAGGATCCGCAGCTGGCGTGCCACCACAACGGGGCGGGCGCGACCCGCTTCCGCTGGCTGATGATGAGCGACCAGCTCGGCGAGGCCCGGGCGACGATCACCTCGCTGCTGCGTGAGGTGCGCCGGCGCGGCATGGTCGAGAGCGAGGTGCACTACGTGCGCTTCCTCGCCGAGACCGAGCTGCGCTCCGGGCACTGCGGCCGGGCCCTCGACCTCGCCCGTGAGGGCTATGTCCTCGCCCGGGACTCCGGCATCGGCGAGGGCGCCTCCGCCATGCTCACCTCGCTCGCGGAGGCCGCCGGCGGTGACGTGGAGCGGGCCCAGGCCCTCGCCCGCGAGGCCGCCGAGCACGCGGAGCAGGACGGCGACCTGATGTACCTCTCCCGCGCCCTGGGCGCCCTCGGGCACGCCCGGCTGGTGGCCGGGGACGCGTCCGGGACGGTTCAATCCCTGCGCCGGGTGCGGGAGTTGGAGGAGGGGCTCGGGGTCACCGACCCCGCGCGCGGCCGCTGGCACGGCGATCTCGCCGAAGCCCTGGTACGGGTGGGCGAGTTGGCCGAGGCGCAGGACGTCATCGACGTCACCCGGCAGCAGGCGCTGCGGCTCGGGCGGGAGAGCGTACTCGCCGTCCTCGACCGGGCCGAGGCGCTGGTGCGCGCGGCACAGGGCGAACAGGACGCCGCCGTACGGCAGTTGACATCGGCGCAGGACCGGCTCGCCAAGCTGGGCTACGGCCTGGAGGAGGCGCGGGCCGCGTACGCCCTGGCCGGTCTGCGCACCCTCCCGCAGGCGCACGGCCTCGCCCGGCCAGGAGGGACGTCCGCCACGGCCTCGTACGACGAGGCGTCCCGGCTGTTCCGCCGCTGTCGTGCCCTGCCATGGCTGCGTCAGGTGGAGCAGGCCACGGTCGCCCCGGCGCCCCCGCAGCAGCCCGCGATCGCGCCGTCGGCACTGGACGCCCTCGCCGTGCTCGCGGCGACGGAACGCCAGGTCGCGGAGCTGGTGATGGAGGGCGCGACCAACCGGGAGATCGCCGGCCGGCTGTACATCAGCGTGAAGACGGTCGAGGCGACACTCACGCGGGTCTACCGGAAGCTGGGCATCCGGTCGCGTGTGGACATCGTGCGTCTGGCGGCGGGACACCGTACGAACTGA
- a CDS encoding S1 family serine peptidase, with translation MFGFNLAKKSMVAAAATAAAAAAALLTAPGAVAAPQPIVGGTTTTASAYPYVMQITNASQSQFCGGTLVSPTKVITAAHCMVGRTTSNTRVVGGRTYRNGTNGTVSTLSKIWIHPSYNSSTMTSDVAVLTLAVAQPYTTASYVSASQTGVYAAGTTARIIGWGTTSSGGSSSNQLRTATVPVVADSVCGSSSSYGSEFVASSMVCAGYSSGGVDTCQGDSGGPLMIGGVLAGIVSWGYGCADAQYPGIYTRLTTFSNTVAAQIAS, from the coding sequence ATGTTCGGGTTCAACCTGGCCAAGAAGTCGATGGTCGCCGCCGCGGCCACCGCTGCCGCCGCCGCTGCCGCGCTGCTCACCGCGCCCGGCGCCGTCGCCGCTCCCCAGCCCATCGTCGGCGGTACGACCACCACCGCGAGCGCGTACCCGTACGTCATGCAGATCACGAACGCCTCGCAGAGCCAGTTCTGTGGCGGCACCCTCGTGTCTCCCACCAAGGTGATCACCGCCGCCCACTGCATGGTCGGCAGAACCACCTCCAACACCCGCGTGGTCGGTGGCCGCACCTACCGCAACGGCACGAACGGCACCGTCAGCACGCTCAGCAAGATCTGGATCCACCCGAGCTACAACAGCTCCACCATGACCAGCGACGTGGCCGTACTGACGCTCGCGGTCGCGCAGCCGTACACCACGGCCTCGTACGTCTCCGCCTCGCAGACCGGGGTCTACGCGGCCGGCACCACCGCCCGCATCATCGGCTGGGGCACCACCTCCTCGGGCGGCTCCTCCTCCAACCAGCTGCGCACCGCGACCGTGCCGGTCGTGGCCGACTCGGTCTGCGGCAGCTCCAGCTCCTACGGCTCCGAGTTCGTCGCGAGCTCGATGGTTTGCGCCGGTTACTCCTCCGGCGGCGTTGACACCTGCCAGGGCGACAGCGGCGGTCCCCTGATGATCGGGGGCGTCCTGGCAGGCATAGTTTCCTGGGGTTACGGCTGCGCCGACGCGCAGTACCCCGGTATCTACACCCGGCTGACCACCTTCTCGAACACGGTGGCCGCGCAGATCGCCTCGTAG
- a CDS encoding integrase core domain-containing protein, which yields MSVRYTDRLVEIGAAASVGSVADSYDNAMAEALNGTFKAELIEMQGPWKDFDQVERAIFQWVTWYNEERLHSALDYVPPAEYERDWWRRQEATPQSA from the coding sequence GTGTCCGTTCGGTACACCGACCGGCTCGTCGAGATCGGCGCTGCCGCGTCGGTCGGCTCGGTTGCGGACAGCTACGACAACGCGATGGCCGAGGCCCTTAACGGCACGTTCAAGGCCGAGCTGATCGAGATGCAAGGCCCCTGGAAGGACTTCGACCAGGTCGAGCGGGCGATCTTCCAGTGGGTCACCTGGTACAACGAAGAACGGCTCCACTCCGCCCTCGACTACGTCCCGCCGGCCGAGTACGAACGCGACTGGTGGCGACGGCAGGAAGCCACCCCGCAGTCCGCCTGA